Proteins encoded within one genomic window of Catharus ustulatus isolate bCatUst1 chromosome 10, bCatUst1.pri.v2, whole genome shotgun sequence:
- the LOC117001001 gene encoding COMM domain-containing protein 2-like, translating into MLLVLSAEHRAHLGCLPRAGGAAVGELGRLALEQLRRGAAPRACETAARKLNIGVDIIQHGVEGLVYLLTESSKLMISEVDFQDSIHVLGFSDELNKSLLQLYLDNRKEIRSILGELAPRLPSYHSLEWRLDVQLASRSLRQQIKPAVTMKLHLNQNEDQTAQVLQTDPATLLHLIQQLEQALGEMKMNHCRRIVRNMK; encoded by the exons atgctgctggtgctgtcGGCGGAGCACCGCGCGCACCTGGGCTGTTTGCCGCGGGCCGGCGGCGCAG CTGTTGGCGAGCTGGGGCGCCTGGCGTTGGAGCAGCTGCGGCGGGGAGCGGCACCGCGGGCCTGCGAGACCGCCGCCA gaaagcTGAACATTGGCGTTGACATCATTCAGCACGGGGTAGAAGGACTGGTGTATCTTCTCACTGAGAGTTCCAAGCTTATG ATTTCTGAGGTTGATTTCCAAGATTCCATTCATGTTTTGGGATTCTCGGATGAATTGAACAAATCCTTGCTCCAGCTGTACCTGGACAACAGGAAAGAGATCAGGAGCATTCTTGGAGAGCTGGCGCCAAGGCTTCCCAGCTACCACAGTCTGGAGTGGAGACTGGATGTGCAG CTTGCCAGCAGAAGTTTGAGACAGCAGATCAAGCCTGCTGTGACTATGAAGCTACATCTTAACCAAAATGAAGATCAAACTGCTCAGGTGTTGCAAACTGACCCTGCTACCCTTCTCCACCTtatccagcagctggagcaggcgCTGGGGGAGATGAAGATGAACCACTGCAGAAGAATAGTGCGCAACATGAAATAG